The Constrictibacter sp. MBR-5 sequence CATCGCGGTCCAGTATCCGCAGGACGACCTGTCGGCAATCTCCGGCGAACAGCTGCGCCGCACCTTCGCCGTGAACGTCTTCTCGATGTTCTACGTCACGCGCGCGGCACTGCTGCATCTCGACCGCGGCGACGCCATCGTGAACACCACCTCCGTCACCGCCTATCGCGGCAGCGGCCACCTGATCGACTATGCGTCGACCAAGGCCGCCATCGTCGGCTTCACCCGTTCCATGGCGGCGAACCTCGCCGACAAGGGCATCCGCGTGAATGCCGTGGCACCGGGGCCCGTCTGGACGCCGCTGATCCCGAGTTCCTTCGATGCCGGCCACGTCGGCGAATTCGGGCAGAGCGCCCCCCTCGGCCGCCCGGGGCAGCCGGACGAGATCGCGCCCAGCTACGTCTTCCTCGCAAGCGAGGACGCCGCCTACATGACCGGGCAGGTGCTCCACCCGAACGGCGGTACCATCATCGGCGGCTGAATGGCGACTGAATCGGGTGCCGTCGCCGTGCCGAAGGAACGCGAATCCGGATCGGACGTTAGAGGCGCATGGCTCCGCGCGCATATTGGACCGGGCATCTCCGGCTCTCCCTGGTGTCTCTGCCGGTCCGCCTCTATACGGCGACCAGCGGCGCCCATCGCATCGCCCTGCACCAGATTCACCGGGAGACCGGCGAGCGGGTGCGCCAGCAGCTGATCGTGCCGGATCACGGCCCGGTCGAGCGCAGCGACATCGCGAAGGGCTACGAGTACGAGCGCGGCCGCTACGTCATGCTCGAGCCGGAGGAAATCGAGGACCTGAAGGTCGAGTCGAAGAAGACGATCGAGGTCGTCCAGTTCGTCGACACCGACGAGATCGACCCGATCTACTACGAGAAGCCCTATTTCGTGACACCCGACGGCGACCTCGCCAACGAGGCTTTCGTCGTGGTGCGCGATGCGCTGCGCGCCGCCAGGAAGGTGGGTCTCGGTCAGATCGTCATCGCCGGCCGCGAGAACATTGCCGCCATCCGCCCCTGCGGGCGGGGACTGCTGATGGAGACGCTGCGCTACGCCGACGAGGTGCGCGATTCCGACCTGTACTTCCAGGACATCAAGGACCTGAAAGCCGACGAGGAACAGCTCGACCTCGCCAAGGAACTGATCCGTCGCAAGTCCTCGCCTTTCGACCCGGATCGTTTCGAAGACCATTACCAGGCGGCCTTGAAGGAACTGGTGAAGGCCAAGATCGAGAAGCGCCCGGCCGACGAACCGGAGGATGCCCCGCGCCGCACCGGCAATGTCGTCAACCTGATGGACGCCCTGAAGCGCAGCCTGAAGACCGACGACAAGGAGCCGGCGGAGAAACCGAAAGCGGCGGCCGGCGCGAAGAAGAAGGGCGAGGACGAGCCGACCAAGGCAAAGGCGACCGCGAAAAAGCCGGCGAAGACCGCGTCGTCGAAATCGGCGCCGAAGAAGACCGAGGCGAAACCCGCGCCGCGCAAGCGCAAGACCGCCTGAGGCGAGTCCGGCGATGGCACGCAAGCCGGCGGAATCGTCCGACCTCGCGGAATATCGCCGCAAGCGCGACTTCGAGAAGACCCGCGAACCGTCAGGCGCGAAGGCCGCGGCCGCCGCGGGAAACAGTTTCGTCGTCCAGAAGCACGCCGCCCGCCGCCTGCACTACGATTTCCGCCTCGAGCTGGACGGCGTGCTGAAGAGCTGGGCGGTGACCAAGGGACCCAGCCTCGATCCTGCCGACCGGCGCCTCGCGGTCCATACGGAGGACCATCCCCTCGACTACGGCACGTTCGAGGGCGTCATCCCGCAGGGCCAGTATGGCGGCGGCACGGTGATGCTCTGGGACCGCGGCACCTGGAAGCCCCTCGGCGATCCGCACAAGGACTATCAGGCGGGCAAGCTGAAGTTCGAGCTCCACGGGACGCGCATGAAGGGCGCCTGGATGCTGGTCCGGATGGGCGGCAAGGCGGGCCGGGAGAAGCGCGACAACTGGCTGCTGATCAAGGAGCGCGACGACGAGGCGAGACCCGGTGCGGGGGCGTCGCTGATCGACGAGGCCATGACCAGCGTCGCATCCGACCGGACAATGGAGGCGATCGCCGCCGACGTCGACCGCGTCTGGCATTCCGACCGCGCAGCCGACGACCAGCCGGACGCGGCGCCCCGCAAGGCGGCCGCCGAGATCGAGGGCGCCCGGCCGGCGAAGCTGCCGAAGGCGCCGAAGCCGCAGCTCGCCACCCTGGTCGACCGCGCGCCCGGCGGTGCCGGCTGGATCCACGAGATCAAGTTCGACGGCTACCGGGCGCTGGCGATCGTCCATGACGGCAAGGCCAAGATGCTCACCCGCTCCGGCCTCGACTGGACGCAAAAGTTCAAGCCGCTCGCCGCGGCGCTGGCTGCCCTCCCCGCAAAGGATGCCGTGATCGACGGCGAGGTGGTCGTCCTGGACGATCAGGGGGTCTCCAGCTTCCGCCTGCTCCAGGAGGCGCTGAGCGAGGGTGCCGCCGACCGCATGGGCTTCCAGGCCTTCGACCTGCTGCACCTCGACGGCCGCGACCTGACCCCGGTGCCCCTGGTCGAGCGGAAGGCCGCGCTTCGCAGCCTGTTCGCCGCCCTGCCCGAGGGCTCTCCCCTCGCCTACAGCGACCATTGGGACGGCAGCGGCGACCGCTTCTTCCAGCAGGCCTGCAGCATGGAACTGGAGGGCATCGTCTCGAAGCGCGCCGACGCGCCCTACCGGCCCGGCCGCGGCCGCGACTGGGTGAAGAGCAAATGCTCGTCCCGCCAGGAGATGGTGATCGGCGGCTTCACCCCCTCCGAGGCGCGTCCCGGCGCC is a genomic window containing:
- a CDS encoding SDR family oxidoreductase, with translation MSRCTARRRVTDRPQSVPPQEQPRQPGREAPMTPRPQDEMRAYKSGGRLARRRALVTGGDSGIGRAVAIGFAKEGADVAVAYLDEHDDAARTKRLVEAEGQRCILLPGDLSDEAFCSSMVAEAARDLGGLDILVNNIAVQYPQDDLSAISGEQLRRTFAVNVFSMFYVTRAALLHLDRGDAIVNTTSVTAYRGSGHLIDYASTKAAIVGFTRSMAANLADKGIRVNAVAPGPVWTPLIPSSFDAGHVGEFGQSAPLGRPGQPDEIAPSYVFLASEDAAYMTGQVLHPNGGTIIGG
- the ligD gene encoding DNA ligase D, translating into MARKPAESSDLAEYRRKRDFEKTREPSGAKAAAAAGNSFVVQKHAARRLHYDFRLELDGVLKSWAVTKGPSLDPADRRLAVHTEDHPLDYGTFEGVIPQGQYGGGTVMLWDRGTWKPLGDPHKDYQAGKLKFELHGTRMKGAWMLVRMGGKAGREKRDNWLLIKERDDEARPGAGASLIDEAMTSVASDRTMEAIAADVDRVWHSDRAADDQPDAAPRKAAAEIEGARPAKLPKAPKPQLATLVDRAPGGAGWIHEIKFDGYRALAIVHDGKAKMLTRSGLDWTQKFKPLAAALAALPAKDAVIDGEVVVLDDQGVSSFRLLQEALSEGAADRMGFQAFDLLHLDGRDLTPVPLVERKAALRSLFAALPEGSPLAYSDHWDGSGDRFFQQACSMELEGIVSKRADAPYRPGRGRDWVKSKCSSRQEMVIGGFTPSEARPGAVASLLVGYWEGDRLVYAGKVGTGMTDALATDLRKRLENLTRKTMPFADVPKVAAKGARWAEPKLVCEVEFRTWTGSGVMRHASFQGLREDKEARTVVREQAAPTPSSRPAKASTKAPSKAKAADGPKSAGDDGPDLEHLGVRLTSPDKVLYKDTGLTKRDLAEYYLAVADYMLPHVAGRPLSLVRCPEGSDSECFYQRHPTRGLSEHIHAVEVREKGKTVESLAIEDVKGLVALVQMGALEIHPWGSRIDDPEKPDRLILDLDPDTEIPFSRVVEAAHAMRGFLRDLGLESFVKTTGGKGLHLYVPIQRRHDWAEAKAFTKAIASAVSRAAPDEYTDNMAKTRRTGRIYVDYLRNDRGATAVAAWSTRSRPGATVSMPLDWSELTADLDPKRFAVATIGERLKVLKADPWQEMANIRQSITAKAKRDIGMK
- a CDS encoding Ku protein; translated protein: MAPRAYWTGHLRLSLVSLPVRLYTATSGAHRIALHQIHRETGERVRQQLIVPDHGPVERSDIAKGYEYERGRYVMLEPEEIEDLKVESKKTIEVVQFVDTDEIDPIYYEKPYFVTPDGDLANEAFVVVRDALRAARKVGLGQIVIAGRENIAAIRPCGRGLLMETLRYADEVRDSDLYFQDIKDLKADEEQLDLAKELIRRKSSPFDPDRFEDHYQAALKELVKAKIEKRPADEPEDAPRRTGNVVNLMDALKRSLKTDDKEPAEKPKAAAGAKKKGEDEPTKAKATAKKPAKTASSKSAPKKTEAKPAPRKRKTA